One Sphingobacteruim zhuxiongii DNA window includes the following coding sequences:
- a CDS encoding DUF1338 domain-containing protein has translation MHFEEKKPIDIVLNDLFEHYRANVADVDKITKALLERQVVHAQDDIVNDHIAFRTLGVPNLGIKSFEKIFLSFGYQKRDYFYFEGKKLDAYWFAPPSSEYPRIFVSELRVSELSAAVQEIILKYTRDITTDPVDELDLNDGEQVAAFLQKPLWNLPTSAEYQTLLAESEYAAWVIYNRYYLNHYTISIHELKDGYNTLEEFNAFLESIGVKLNTSGGKIKTSEDGLLRQSSTVSALYDATFADANTIQIAGSYVEFAERSILPEYKDLPNDKIESKHRRDGFETNNADKIFESTYTTQIKG, from the coding sequence ATGCATTTCGAGGAGAAGAAGCCTATCGACATTGTGTTAAACGACTTATTCGAACACTATCGAGCAAATGTTGCTGATGTAGATAAAATTACCAAAGCGCTCTTAGAGCGACAAGTTGTCCATGCACAGGATGATATTGTTAATGATCATATTGCTTTCCGGACTTTAGGAGTTCCAAATTTAGGTATCAAATCTTTTGAAAAGATATTCCTTTCTTTTGGATACCAAAAACGAGATTATTTCTATTTCGAAGGCAAGAAATTGGATGCCTATTGGTTTGCTCCACCTTCCTCTGAATATCCGCGCATTTTTGTTTCTGAGCTACGTGTGTCTGAGTTAAGTGCCGCTGTTCAAGAGATTATCCTTAAATACACCAGAGATATTACTACAGACCCTGTGGATGAATTGGATTTGAATGATGGGGAGCAGGTTGCTGCATTTCTACAAAAACCATTATGGAATTTGCCAACCTCTGCAGAATATCAAACCTTGCTGGCTGAGAGCGAATATGCCGCTTGGGTGATCTACAATCGTTATTATCTAAATCACTATACGATTAGCATCCATGAATTGAAGGATGGCTACAATACGTTGGAGGAATTTAATGCGTTTCTTGAAAGTATAGGCGTTAAGTTAAATACATCGGGAGGAAAGATTAAAACGAGTGAAGATGGATTATTGCGTCAGAGTAGTACGGTTTCTGCGCTTTATGATGCCACGTTCGCCGATGCAAATACTATTCAAATCGCGGGCAGCTATGTAGAGTTTGCCGAGCGATCGATATTGCCTGAATACAAAGATTTGCCAAACGATAAAATTGAATCAAAGCATCGCAGAGATGGGTTTGAAACCAATAATGCGGATAAAATTTTCGAAAGCACCTATACTACACAAATAAAAGGATAG
- a CDS encoding FAD-binding and (Fe-S)-binding domain-containing protein produces MIEEELALLAPQLDGEIYWDDQMRLLYATDASAYREIPLAVAYPKNEQDIVQLIQFANQHKLSLIPRTAGTSLAGQVVGAGIIVDVSRYFTSILEVNAEEHWVKVQPGVIRDELNMFLKPYQLYFGPETSTANRAMIGGMVGNNSCGSNSLIYGSAREHTLEIKALLSDGSSVEFKSLSFEEFTEKCNLNSLEGKIYKDIRAMLSNYQNQQEIRSHFPKASIKRRNTGYAVDMLLETDPFTAGKEPFSFCKLICGSEGTLAFITEVKLHVDPLNTNPSGLLCVHFDSLQDALAANLIALRHDPLVSELMDSYILERTKENLEQSKNRFFVDGDPAAILIVEYDGLDEATIRLKVQAVEQEMRANNLGYHFPLVLGSDKKRVWDLRKAGLGLLSNVPGDEKPVAVIEDTAVAVEDLPAYIADFNRILARYQLYAVHYAHAATGELHLRPIINLKTNEGNQLFRTIALEIAELVKKYQGSLSGEHGDGRLRGEFIPLMIGEHNYQLLKDIKHSWDPNGIFNPGKIVDTPSMNSFLRYEPGQKNREINTVFRYPNQTYIQHVEQCNGSGDCRKTHLTGGTMCPSYMASKDEKDTTRARANILREMITHSTKENPFDHQEIKEIMDLCLSCKACKSECPSSVDMAKLKAEFLQGFYDANGIPLRAKMIGHVDSLTKLMQPFAAVYNGLVSNVFTGGIIKKTLGFSEKRHIPKIARKTLRKWYAEQDKDYIASKQPIKSVYFFCDEFTNYNEVDLGKKALQLLERLGYQVLIIPHAFSGRALISKGLLREAKKLANENVRIFADRLHVNCKLIAVEPSTILTFRDEYVDLVDEDLMDAAQRIAPLALTIEEFIWEEFQAGNISSSQFRTEEREILLHGHCQQKAWGLLPTVHQVLSIPANYKVKNIPSGCCGMAGSFGYEKEHYDMSMQIGELVLFPAIRSKATGTLIAAPGASCRHQIMDGTTETALHPVEILYQALND; encoded by the coding sequence ATGATAGAAGAGGAGTTGGCTTTGCTTGCACCTCAATTAGACGGTGAAATTTATTGGGATGATCAAATGCGTCTGTTGTATGCAACAGATGCATCGGCATACCGTGAGATTCCTTTAGCTGTTGCATACCCTAAGAATGAACAAGATATTGTTCAGCTTATCCAATTCGCTAATCAACACAAACTTTCTTTAATTCCTAGGACTGCTGGTACTTCACTTGCGGGGCAAGTCGTAGGTGCAGGAATTATTGTCGATGTTTCGAGGTATTTTACGTCAATTTTAGAAGTTAATGCGGAGGAACATTGGGTGAAAGTTCAACCAGGAGTGATTCGCGACGAACTGAATATGTTTCTGAAGCCTTATCAGTTATATTTCGGTCCTGAGACCTCAACCGCCAACCGCGCGATGATTGGAGGGATGGTTGGCAATAATTCTTGTGGCTCAAATTCCTTAATCTATGGAAGCGCAAGAGAGCATACCTTAGAAATTAAAGCGTTATTGAGCGATGGTAGCAGTGTGGAGTTTAAGTCTTTATCATTCGAAGAGTTTACTGAAAAGTGTAATCTTAACAGTCTAGAGGGTAAAATATACAAGGATATACGAGCGATGTTGAGTAACTATCAAAATCAACAAGAGATTCGTTCACATTTTCCAAAAGCATCGATAAAAAGACGAAATACTGGTTATGCAGTCGATATGCTATTGGAAACCGATCCTTTCACTGCAGGGAAGGAGCCTTTTAGCTTCTGTAAGCTAATATGTGGCTCTGAAGGTACGCTTGCCTTCATCACAGAAGTAAAGCTTCATGTAGACCCTCTAAACACGAATCCTTCTGGGTTACTGTGTGTACACTTCGATAGTCTTCAGGATGCATTAGCCGCTAACCTGATTGCCTTAAGACACGATCCGTTGGTGAGTGAGCTGATGGATAGTTATATACTTGAGCGTACAAAAGAAAATTTAGAACAATCTAAAAATCGTTTTTTTGTAGATGGAGATCCTGCAGCGATTTTAATTGTTGAATATGACGGATTAGACGAAGCTACTATTCGCCTAAAAGTGCAAGCGGTAGAGCAAGAGATGCGTGCGAATAATTTAGGCTATCATTTTCCGTTAGTTCTTGGCAGTGATAAAAAGCGAGTTTGGGATTTGAGAAAGGCGGGCTTGGGCTTGCTGAGTAATGTACCAGGAGACGAGAAGCCTGTTGCGGTTATCGAAGATACCGCGGTAGCCGTAGAAGATCTGCCAGCTTATATTGCCGACTTCAATCGAATTCTCGCGCGCTATCAGCTTTATGCGGTGCACTACGCGCACGCTGCAACTGGAGAACTTCATTTACGACCAATAATTAACCTGAAAACGAATGAAGGGAATCAATTATTTCGAACGATTGCCTTGGAAATAGCTGAGTTAGTCAAGAAATATCAAGGTTCTTTAAGCGGTGAACATGGCGATGGACGTTTAAGAGGAGAGTTTATCCCTTTAATGATTGGTGAGCATAACTATCAATTGCTGAAAGATATAAAACATAGTTGGGATCCTAACGGAATATTTAACCCTGGCAAAATCGTCGATACCCCTTCGATGAATAGCTTTTTACGATATGAACCCGGGCAAAAGAATCGGGAAATTAATACGGTATTTCGATATCCAAATCAAACATACATCCAACATGTTGAGCAGTGTAATGGTTCAGGAGATTGCCGCAAAACTCATCTAACAGGGGGGACCATGTGTCCATCTTATATGGCGAGTAAGGATGAAAAAGATACAACAAGGGCGCGGGCGAATATTCTACGGGAAATGATAACGCATTCCACTAAAGAGAATCCATTTGATCATCAAGAGATCAAGGAAATCATGGATTTATGTCTGAGTTGTAAGGCTTGTAAGTCAGAATGTCCATCTAGTGTCGATATGGCGAAGCTAAAGGCGGAATTTCTTCAGGGATTTTACGATGCCAATGGAATTCCGTTACGGGCCAAAATGATTGGACATGTTGATTCATTGACGAAGTTGATGCAGCCGTTTGCTGCGGTATATAATGGGTTGGTTTCTAATGTGTTCACTGGGGGAATTATCAAAAAAACGTTAGGGTTTTCGGAGAAGCGACATATCCCTAAGATAGCTAGAAAAACACTCCGAAAATGGTATGCTGAGCAGGATAAAGATTATATCGCATCTAAACAGCCCATCAAATCCGTTTACTTCTTTTGCGATGAATTCACAAATTATAATGAGGTTGATCTAGGTAAGAAAGCCCTCCAACTACTAGAACGGCTTGGATATCAGGTGCTCATAATACCACATGCCTTTTCTGGTAGAGCCTTAATTTCAAAAGGACTACTTCGTGAAGCGAAGAAGCTTGCTAATGAAAACGTCCGTATTTTTGCCGATCGACTTCATGTTAATTGTAAGTTGATTGCTGTCGAGCCGTCAACTATCTTAACCTTTAGAGATGAATACGTTGATTTGGTCGATGAAGATCTTATGGATGCCGCCCAGCGGATTGCTCCACTTGCATTGACGATCGAAGAATTTATTTGGGAAGAATTTCAAGCAGGGAATATATCTTCTTCACAATTTCGTACAGAAGAGCGGGAAATATTGCTTCATGGGCATTGTCAGCAGAAGGCATGGGGTTTATTGCCCACCGTTCATCAAGTGCTGTCAATTCCTGCAAATTATAAAGTAAAGAATATTCCTTCAGGCTGTTGCGGTATGGCCGGATCTTTTGGCTATGAAAAAGAACATTATGATATGTCCATGCAAATTGGTGAGCTTGTCTTATTTCCAGCGATACGGTCGAAGGCTACCGGAACACTAATTGCCGCTCCTGGGGCGAGCTGTAGGCATCAGATTATGGATGGTACAACAGAAACCGCTTTACATCCTGTGGAGATATTATATCAAGCATTAAATGATTAA